The following coding sequences are from one Streptomyces dengpaensis window:
- the gntD gene encoding guanitoxin biosynthesis L-enduracididine beta-hydroxylase GntD, with protein MYRIDLTDADRALIDTLVEELLAEEPATDEQLLDAVALRAQEMPRPLRARLNAFRLKEPSGGCVISGFRVDDAGIGATPAQWGEADDDGRTRREDMFLLMCASLLGDPIAWATQQDGRLLHDVVPIKGHEHAQLNSSTAEPLTWHTEDAFHPYRAEYVGLMCLRNPDAVQTTYALFDDLELDAETRRALAGPRYVIRPDNSHQPENRTARSRLQAPADVIERSIRRIDRVNAAPEKVPVLFGDSRTPYGRLDPYFMDRTADDPEAAAAFEALVEQIDAKLTGIALRPGDVLFIDNYKAVHGRNPYQARYDGHDRWLRRVNVTRDLRKSRDARVSADSRVVF; from the coding sequence ATGTACCGGATAGATCTGACTGACGCCGACCGCGCGCTGATTGACACCCTCGTCGAGGAGCTGCTCGCCGAGGAGCCGGCGACCGACGAGCAGCTCCTCGACGCCGTGGCCCTGCGCGCGCAGGAGATGCCGCGACCGCTGCGGGCCCGGCTGAACGCCTTCCGTCTCAAAGAACCCTCCGGTGGGTGCGTGATCAGCGGTTTCCGGGTGGACGACGCCGGGATCGGCGCGACGCCCGCGCAGTGGGGCGAAGCCGACGACGACGGTCGTACCCGACGCGAGGACATGTTCCTGCTGATGTGTGCCTCGCTGCTGGGCGACCCCATAGCCTGGGCCACCCAGCAGGACGGGCGGCTCCTGCACGACGTGGTGCCGATCAAGGGCCATGAGCACGCCCAGCTCAACTCGTCCACAGCCGAGCCGCTGACATGGCACACCGAGGACGCGTTCCACCCGTATCGCGCCGAGTACGTCGGTCTCATGTGCCTGCGCAACCCGGACGCGGTGCAGACCACCTACGCGCTCTTCGACGACCTGGAGCTGGACGCGGAGACCAGGCGGGCGCTGGCCGGCCCGCGCTACGTCATCCGCCCGGACAACTCCCACCAGCCGGAGAACCGCACCGCGCGCAGCCGTCTCCAGGCACCGGCGGACGTCATCGAACGCAGCATCCGCAGGATCGACCGGGTCAACGCCGCTCCCGAGAAGGTGCCGGTTCTCTTCGGCGACTCGCGGACGCCCTACGGCCGGCTCGATCCCTACTTCATGGACCGGACGGCCGACGACCCGGAGGCGGCGGCCGCGTTCGAAGCCCTCGTCGAGCAGATCGACGCCAAGCTGACCGGCATCGCCCTGCGACCGGGCGATGTGCTCTTCATCGACAACTACAAGGCCGTCCACGGCAGGAACCCCTACCAGGCCCGCTACGACGGACACGATCGTTGGCTGCGACGGGTCAACGTCACGCGCGACCTGCGCAAGTCCCGGGACGCCCGGGTGAGTGCCGATTCCCGTGTCGTCTTCTGA
- a CDS encoding phosphopantetheine-binding protein, with amino-acid sequence MDRTKHVLDTCVVGLHRHPAVREAIGITHSDGEPVVYVLVEDGHAFDVAELRRHLKQEAHPVSDGIALVPVPELPRAEDGSVDHAELPAFGILGGLLPLWREAFEDDGIGADDDFFALGGYSMLAVRLVGKIADRYDVDLPLADFFDLPTVLDVAYRLTELGARPSAPEVSPHPEDELSLEDLLADIDRLSEEQALTLLGLEGPSADDAAHG; translated from the coding sequence ATGGATCGCACCAAGCATGTGTTGGACACCTGCGTGGTCGGACTCCACCGCCATCCCGCGGTGCGTGAGGCCATAGGCATCACGCACAGCGACGGCGAGCCGGTCGTGTACGTCCTCGTCGAGGACGGCCACGCCTTCGACGTGGCGGAACTGCGCCGGCATCTGAAGCAGGAGGCTCATCCCGTGTCCGACGGGATCGCTCTCGTCCCCGTGCCGGAGCTTCCGCGCGCCGAGGACGGCTCCGTGGACCACGCGGAGCTCCCTGCGTTCGGCATCCTCGGCGGTCTGCTGCCCCTGTGGCGGGAGGCGTTCGAGGACGACGGCATCGGTGCGGACGACGACTTCTTCGCGCTGGGCGGCTACTCGATGCTGGCCGTGCGGCTCGTCGGCAAAATCGCCGACCGCTACGACGTCGACCTGCCGCTGGCCGACTTCTTCGACCTGCCGACCGTGCTGGACGTGGCATACCGGCTGACCGAGCTCGGCGCGCGGCCCTCGGCACCGGAGGTGTCCCCGCACCCGGAGGACGAGCTGAGCCTCGAGGACCTCCTCGCCGACATCGACCGTCTCTCCGAGGAGCAGGCGCTCACCCTGCTGGGGTTGGAGGGCCCCTCGGCCGACGACGCCGCACACGGATGA
- a CDS encoding MbtH family protein — protein sequence METQENAEQFAVVVNDEEQYSIWPADRALPEGWQKEGRTGTREECLSHIDTVWTDLRPRSVRERAEAHG from the coding sequence ATGGAAACACAGGAAAACGCCGAGCAGTTCGCGGTGGTCGTCAACGACGAGGAGCAGTACTCGATATGGCCCGCCGACCGTGCGCTGCCGGAGGGCTGGCAGAAGGAGGGGCGCACCGGTACGCGCGAGGAGTGCCTGTCGCACATCGACACGGTGTGGACCGACCTGCGTCCGCGCAGCGTGCGGGAGCGCGCCGAGGCGCACGGCTAG
- a CDS encoding D-2-hydroxyacid dehydrogenase — protein MAAKQRDGLRLFGLPPQACERVAALWPGPLAGVGPDDRKTSGPCAAALVWQGDDAEVAAFLGAHPECRWLHTTAVGVPQAVLRHADATGLTVTNGAGTRGSAVAEHVLALLLAHFKGLPQTLAAQRERDWKVPVAAELRGRRTGVLGLGDIGRRTARLLDAFGARVTGCRRSAGGSPGSGFPVPGVSAVYGRERIEEFLTGLDVLVVAVPLTEETAGLIGSAELALLRPGAVLVNVGRGPVVDEVALVSALRTGRLAGAALDVFAAEPLPASSPLWSEPGVLITPHSADATAETDQRCLELLLDNLTRFGAGRPLRNVVDPARGY, from the coding sequence GTGGCCGCGAAACAGCGCGACGGGCTGCGACTGTTCGGGCTGCCGCCGCAGGCGTGCGAGCGGGTCGCCGCACTGTGGCCAGGCCCGCTGGCGGGCGTGGGACCGGATGACCGCAAGACGTCCGGCCCCTGCGCCGCCGCACTCGTGTGGCAGGGCGACGACGCCGAGGTGGCGGCGTTCCTGGGCGCGCACCCGGAGTGCCGTTGGCTGCACACCACGGCCGTGGGCGTGCCGCAAGCGGTGCTGCGGCACGCGGACGCGACCGGTCTCACGGTCACCAACGGCGCAGGGACGCGCGGCAGCGCGGTGGCGGAACACGTCCTGGCGCTGCTGCTGGCCCACTTCAAGGGCCTCCCGCAGACGCTGGCGGCGCAGCGGGAGCGGGACTGGAAGGTGCCGGTCGCCGCGGAGCTGCGCGGCCGGCGGACCGGAGTCCTGGGCCTCGGGGACATCGGCCGCCGGACGGCCCGCCTCCTCGACGCGTTCGGGGCGCGGGTGACGGGCTGTCGGCGCAGTGCGGGCGGCAGCCCCGGTTCCGGCTTCCCGGTTCCGGGGGTGTCCGCGGTGTACGGGCGCGAGCGGATCGAGGAGTTCCTGACCGGACTCGATGTCCTCGTGGTGGCCGTGCCGCTGACCGAGGAGACCGCCGGGCTCATCGGCAGCGCCGAACTGGCGCTGCTGCGGCCGGGAGCCGTGCTGGTCAACGTCGGCAGGGGCCCGGTGGTGGACGAGGTCGCGCTGGTGTCCGCGCTGCGCACCGGGCGGCTGGCCGGCGCGGCTCTGGACGTGTTCGCCGCCGAGCCGCTGCCCGCGTCGTCTCCGCTGTGGTCGGAGCCCGGAGTGCTGATCACGCCGCACAGCGCGGACGCCACAGCTGAGACGGACCAGCGGTGCCTGGAGCTCCTGCTGGACAACCTGACCCGGTTCGGCGCGGGCCGGCCGCTGCGCAACGTCGTGGATCCGGCGCGCGGTTACTGA
- a CDS encoding TauD/TfdA family dioxygenase: MPVQEINRADRELGKDLLRAARTLAAGGATGDTVLSAPDARRLPQSLAAGLDELVQPPDPHIGHRVVKGLLDCGDPGPTPLHWRASDPRRNADLDIALALVASRLGRVFGWRNQQDGRIVHNILPSPGQERLQVGAGSVVPLAWHTEDAFHPYRADILLLACVRNPDDVGSRLSSATSAPLTAADVEQLQRPLTVVLPDDSYADREAELRRPIGIATLWHREHGALGIRYDPSYTHRLTDDPDFIAAFDRLGHALEANGHVVPLEPGDLLIIDNDAVVHGRLAFTPRYDGSDRWLKRVLVRSPRPRPARERQEHGYDQEQVDAHAG, translated from the coding sequence ATGCCGGTGCAGGAAATAAATCGCGCGGACCGGGAGCTCGGGAAGGACCTCCTGCGAGCGGCGCGGACGCTGGCTGCCGGCGGCGCCACAGGCGACACCGTGCTGTCCGCTCCCGACGCGAGGCGGCTCCCGCAGAGCCTAGCCGCGGGCCTCGACGAACTCGTCCAGCCTCCCGATCCGCACATCGGTCACCGCGTCGTCAAAGGACTGCTGGACTGCGGTGACCCGGGCCCCACGCCTCTGCACTGGCGGGCGAGCGACCCTCGGCGCAACGCCGATCTCGACATCGCTCTGGCCCTAGTCGCCTCCCGTCTCGGGCGGGTGTTCGGCTGGCGCAACCAGCAGGACGGGCGGATCGTCCACAACATCCTGCCCAGCCCCGGTCAGGAGCGCCTCCAGGTCGGCGCCGGCAGCGTGGTCCCGCTCGCCTGGCACACCGAGGACGCCTTTCACCCGTACCGGGCCGACATCCTGCTGCTGGCCTGCGTGCGCAACCCGGACGACGTCGGCAGCAGACTTTCCAGCGCCACCAGCGCGCCCCTGACGGCAGCCGACGTCGAACAGCTGCAACGGCCCCTGACCGTCGTGCTGCCCGACGACAGCTACGCCGACCGGGAGGCGGAGCTGCGCCGGCCGATCGGGATCGCCACGCTCTGGCACCGCGAGCACGGCGCTCTGGGCATCCGCTACGACCCCTCCTACACGCACCGGCTCACCGACGACCCGGACTTCATCGCCGCCTTCGACCGGCTCGGTCACGCTCTGGAGGCCAACGGCCATGTCGTCCCGTTGGAACCGGGCGACCTGCTGATCATCGACAACGACGCCGTGGTGCACGGCAGGCTGGCCTTCACGCCCCGGTACGACGGCAGCGACCGCTGGCTCAAACGCGTCCTGGTGCGATCACCACGGCCACGCCCGGCCCGCGAGCGACAGGAGCACGGATACGACCAGGAACAGGTTGACGCCCACGCGGGATGA
- a CDS encoding non-ribosomal peptide synthetase, with the protein MIDSTVADTPAESRSVFSRSGPHAADAGEALLHERIAAHAHRVPDAPAVTCDGRTLTYGDLDARAERLAAGLRTRVHDEDAVIAVLMDRSTDLIVTLLGVLKAGCAYLALNTADPDRRLAELVADAGARLAVAAPEHAGRLPDTVETLTLATAPSRTGPANVSSAAARADRAAAAQARAADDLAYVCYTSGSTGAPKGVGVTHRGVLRLVVSQDWLRLTPEDTVLQVSAVSFDASTLEIFGALCAGCRLVVHPGGGPVDLDALAATVTGHRVTVVNLATGLLHQLIESRLSFFAGLRHVVTGGDVASPALVARLLDAWPGLTFTNGYGPTENTTFTTCWTTSGPPPDAVPIGTAVTGTGVAVLDDAMRPVTAGGTGEIYTWGGGLARGYLGRPAATAERFLPCPFGPPGSRMYRTGDLARLLPDGNLEFAGRTDRQVKVHGYRVEPGAVEAALARQSGVDRAVVVVEQDDAGRKRLVGHAVPSGTADEGLGARLRASLAAELPGYAVPDTILVHTTLPVTAHGKVDRSALTSAGPRPRAVANAYVPPATPLQRRLTELWSALLDTAPVGIDDDFFDLGGHSLLAAELLDVMHKELGVEIPATALYLRSTVAELSEAVGETLAGREIRS; encoded by the coding sequence TTGATCGACAGCACTGTGGCCGACACCCCGGCGGAGTCACGCTCCGTGTTCAGTCGCTCCGGCCCGCACGCGGCAGACGCCGGCGAGGCGTTGCTCCACGAACGCATCGCCGCACACGCGCACCGCGTGCCGGACGCGCCGGCGGTGACCTGTGATGGGCGGACGCTCACTTACGGAGACCTGGACGCCCGCGCCGAGCGGCTCGCCGCCGGCCTGCGAACCCGGGTGCACGACGAAGACGCCGTCATCGCGGTGTTGATGGACCGTTCGACCGACCTGATCGTTACGCTGCTCGGCGTGCTGAAGGCGGGCTGCGCGTATCTGGCGCTCAACACCGCTGACCCGGACCGGCGTCTGGCGGAGCTGGTCGCCGACGCCGGGGCACGTCTGGCCGTGGCGGCACCCGAGCACGCCGGACGGCTGCCGGACACCGTTGAGACCCTGACACTGGCCACAGCGCCCTCGCGCACCGGCCCGGCGAACGTCTCCTCGGCCGCCGCGCGGGCCGACCGCGCAGCAGCGGCCCAGGCCCGCGCGGCCGACGACCTGGCCTACGTGTGTTACACGTCGGGCTCCACCGGTGCGCCCAAAGGCGTGGGCGTGACCCATCGCGGCGTTCTGCGTCTGGTGGTGTCGCAGGACTGGCTGCGTCTGACACCCGAGGACACCGTGCTCCAGGTCTCCGCGGTGTCCTTCGACGCGTCGACGCTGGAGATTTTCGGCGCGCTCTGCGCGGGCTGTCGCCTGGTGGTGCACCCCGGCGGGGGACCGGTCGATCTCGATGCTCTGGCCGCCACCGTCACCGGCCACAGGGTGACCGTGGTCAACTTGGCCACCGGCCTGCTCCACCAGCTGATCGAGAGCCGGTTGTCCTTCTTCGCCGGTCTCCGGCACGTGGTGACGGGAGGCGACGTCGCCTCGCCCGCACTCGTGGCCCGACTCCTGGACGCCTGGCCGGGTCTGACGTTCACCAACGGCTACGGCCCCACGGAGAACACCACGTTCACGACGTGCTGGACCACCAGCGGGCCGCCGCCGGACGCCGTTCCCATCGGTACGGCCGTCACCGGCACCGGGGTCGCCGTGCTCGACGACGCGATGCGGCCGGTGACGGCGGGCGGCACCGGCGAGATATACACCTGGGGTGGGGGCCTGGCACGCGGCTACCTGGGCCGGCCCGCGGCCACCGCGGAGCGCTTCCTGCCCTGCCCGTTCGGGCCGCCGGGGTCGCGGATGTACCGCACCGGCGACCTGGCCCGGCTGCTGCCGGACGGGAACCTGGAGTTCGCCGGACGCACCGACCGGCAGGTCAAGGTGCACGGTTACCGAGTGGAACCGGGTGCCGTCGAGGCGGCCCTGGCCCGGCAGTCCGGCGTCGACCGGGCGGTCGTCGTGGTCGAACAGGACGACGCCGGCCGTAAACGCCTGGTCGGCCATGCCGTTCCGAGCGGCACCGCGGACGAGGGGCTGGGCGCACGGCTGCGCGCCTCGCTGGCCGCCGAACTGCCCGGCTACGCCGTCCCGGACACGATCCTGGTGCACACCACGCTGCCGGTCACCGCGCACGGCAAGGTGGACCGTTCCGCCCTCACGAGCGCGGGCCCACGGCCGCGCGCAGTGGCCAACGCCTACGTTCCTCCGGCCACGCCGCTCCAGCGGCGCCTCACCGAGCTGTGGAGCGCGCTGCTGGACACCGCGCCCGTCGGGATCGACGACGACTTCTTCGACCTGGGCGGCCACTCGCTCCTGGCCGCCGAACTGCTGGACGTCATGCACAAGGAGCTGGGCGTCGAGATACCGGCCACCGCGCTGTATCTGCGCTCCACCGTCGCCGAGCTGAGCGAGGCCGTGGGCGAGACCCTGGCCGGACGGGAGATCCGATCGTGA
- a CDS encoding cytochrome P450: MTVSPHHTPAPPIASGCPVHQGGAGLGALADLADPALYSDRDPHATWTELRRRTPVTRHEKDGHPYWSVTRYADIDRVLRDHATFTSQRGTLLYLLGRGDPAGGHQMAATDPPRHTSLREPLQRALAVKPTMERREQIRAVVTDLLAPLADGGPYDLAAHANQLPMAVAGVLMGLPKEDWGRLVDLTTASVAPEDPRYRDERGIDRVLNMAHRGLFAYFHEIVHERRTHPGDDLISLLLRMEIDGRPLTAGEVISNCYSLLLGANVTTAQVPVSTLAELMGTPALQDWADRPDLIVSGVDEALRWATPTTHFIRYATRDVHLGGTRVAAGDAVAVWLPSANRDEDVFRNPFTFHVARRPNKHLAFGIGPHYCVGHTVAKVTLRLFFAELFSRFTDIVPVGPGKRLYSNTIYGWTEMPITARTRPRARQAAY; the protein is encoded by the coding sequence GTGACCGTCTCACCGCACCACACGCCGGCCCCGCCCATCGCCTCCGGATGCCCGGTGCACCAGGGCGGAGCCGGCCTGGGAGCCCTCGCCGACCTGGCCGATCCCGCGCTCTACAGCGACCGCGACCCCCATGCGACGTGGACCGAGCTGAGGCGCCGGACGCCCGTCACCCGGCACGAGAAGGACGGCCACCCGTACTGGTCGGTGACCCGGTACGCGGACATCGACCGGGTGCTGCGCGACCACGCCACGTTCACCTCGCAACGCGGCACCCTGCTCTACCTCCTCGGCCGGGGCGACCCGGCGGGCGGCCACCAGATGGCGGCGACGGATCCGCCGCGGCACACGTCGCTGCGCGAACCGCTGCAGCGGGCACTGGCCGTCAAGCCCACCATGGAGCGGCGAGAGCAGATCCGCGCGGTGGTGACGGATCTGCTGGCGCCGCTGGCCGACGGAGGCCCCTACGACCTCGCGGCCCACGCGAACCAGCTGCCGATGGCCGTGGCCGGCGTGCTGATGGGGCTGCCCAAGGAGGACTGGGGCCGGCTGGTCGACCTCACCACCGCGTCCGTGGCACCGGAGGACCCGCGCTACCGCGACGAGCGCGGCATCGACCGGGTGCTCAACATGGCCCACCGCGGCCTGTTCGCCTACTTCCACGAGATCGTCCACGAGCGGCGCACGCACCCGGGCGACGACCTGATCAGCCTGCTGCTGAGGATGGAGATCGACGGCCGCCCGCTCACCGCGGGCGAGGTCATCTCCAACTGCTACAGCTTGCTGCTCGGCGCCAACGTGACCACGGCCCAGGTCCCGGTGAGCACCCTCGCGGAACTCATGGGCACACCGGCCCTTCAGGACTGGGCCGACCGGCCGGACCTGATCGTCAGCGGAGTGGACGAGGCGCTGCGCTGGGCCACGCCTACCACGCACTTCATCCGCTACGCCACCAGGGATGTGCACCTGGGCGGCACCCGTGTCGCGGCGGGCGACGCGGTGGCGGTGTGGCTGCCGTCCGCCAACCGCGACGAGGACGTCTTCCGAAACCCGTTCACCTTCCACGTCGCCCGTCGCCCCAACAAGCATCTGGCGTTCGGCATCGGCCCGCACTACTGCGTGGGCCACACCGTGGCCAAGGTGACCCTGCGACTCTTCTTCGCCGAGCTGTTCAGCCGGTTCACCGACATCGTCCCGGTCGGCCCGGGCAAGCGACTGTACTCCAACACGATCTACGGGTGGACCGAGATGCCGATCACCGCCCGCACGCGGCCGCGGGCTCGCCAGGCCGCCTATTGA
- a CDS encoding thioesterase II family protein gives MPIAGRPPRWFLREPLPDARARVFLLPYSGCGASMYRHWPSEYQGVNFVPVQLPGRENRLREQPFETYQELGRVLSEVLEPHLDGPYALFGHCSAALAAYETAVQAVGRGARPPQRLFVSSEVAPQDGPYGRHLQMDDEELAEELRGLIVQLGGNPLPTFVGMTLGVLRRDIEVNRRYHLTDPPKLPCPITAIGWSGDVGMEPERMTGWAACGEMDQVVFDGGHYGFIEGPEKLLRLLADGVTADRPSTGPAGGRSEEAC, from the coding sequence ATGCCGATCGCCGGCCGACCCCCGCGCTGGTTTCTGAGAGAACCGCTTCCCGACGCCCGAGCCCGAGTGTTCCTGCTGCCCTATTCGGGATGCGGCGCGTCCATGTACCGCCACTGGCCGTCCGAGTACCAGGGCGTCAACTTCGTGCCGGTGCAGCTGCCGGGACGCGAGAACCGGCTGCGGGAGCAGCCCTTCGAGACGTACCAGGAGCTGGGCCGCGTCCTGTCCGAGGTCCTGGAACCCCATCTGGACGGCCCCTACGCCCTGTTCGGCCACTGCAGCGCGGCGCTCGCAGCCTACGAGACCGCGGTGCAAGCCGTCGGCCGCGGCGCGCGGCCGCCACAACGGCTGTTCGTCTCCTCCGAGGTGGCCCCGCAGGATGGGCCGTACGGCCGTCATCTCCAGATGGACGACGAGGAGCTGGCCGAGGAGCTGCGCGGGCTGATCGTGCAGTTGGGCGGCAACCCGCTGCCCACGTTCGTCGGCATGACCCTGGGTGTGCTGCGGCGCGACATCGAGGTCAACCGCCGCTACCACCTGACCGATCCGCCGAAGCTGCCGTGTCCGATCACCGCGATCGGGTGGAGCGGCGACGTCGGGATGGAGCCGGAGCGGATGACCGGCTGGGCGGCATGCGGCGAAATGGATCAGGTCGTCTTCGACGGCGGCCACTACGGCTTCATCGAGGGCCCCGAGAAGCTGCTGCGGCTCTTGGCCGACGGCGTCACCGCAGACCGGCCGTCCACAGGACCAGCCGGCGGAAGGAGTGAAGAGGCATGTTGA
- a CDS encoding carbamoyltransferase C-terminal domain-containing protein codes for MLILSFKEGHDSAVTAIDDGRLLFSLEAEKDSFPRYDSLTAEVLLAAAERLDRLPDVVAVGGWVKGTYSEEPPSRTGYFGVGEGSVSDQAGRFFGKDVRVFSSTHERSHIMTAYGLSPFPAGQPYYCLVWEGNIGSFYRIDESGGVTHLRHVMSDPGNKYAYLFALADRKFTANKGVLRLQDAGKQMALTGFARRTETTAEERELIDFLLAQERIITTLGKNEMDWTPFRNIGVESQEYKDLAAKFSDAIFDRFHAYAAEHLTEGLPLLISGGCGLNCEWNRRWSECGLFPQVFVPPCPNDSGSSLGTAIDAQLHYTGMATVEWDVYAGDEFVEDTAFDPERYETRPLDYGEVARFIADGGIIGWARGRWEMGPRALGNRSILAAPFSAETTARLNKIKQREGYRPIAPLCLEEDAGQWFEGSVPDPYMLYFSTVRSQALKAVTHVDGTARAQTVTRKQNPAVASLLTAFRDLTGFSVLCNTSLNFSGRGFINRTSDLIRYGEQHDLDGYVVGDTFVTRRVPRP; via the coding sequence ATGTTGATCCTGTCGTTCAAGGAAGGACACGACAGCGCGGTCACGGCGATCGACGACGGCCGCCTGCTGTTCTCGCTGGAGGCGGAGAAGGACTCCTTCCCGCGCTACGACTCGCTGACCGCGGAGGTGCTGCTAGCCGCCGCGGAGCGGCTGGACCGGCTACCGGACGTGGTGGCCGTCGGCGGCTGGGTGAAGGGAACGTATTCCGAGGAGCCGCCCTCGCGCACCGGCTACTTCGGCGTCGGCGAAGGGTCGGTGTCCGACCAGGCGGGCCGGTTCTTCGGCAAGGACGTGCGGGTCTTCTCCTCCACCCATGAGCGCTCGCACATCATGACCGCCTACGGGCTCTCGCCGTTCCCCGCCGGGCAGCCGTACTACTGCCTGGTGTGGGAGGGCAACATCGGCTCCTTCTACCGCATCGACGAGAGCGGCGGCGTCACCCACCTGCGGCACGTCATGTCCGACCCGGGCAACAAGTACGCCTATCTGTTCGCCCTGGCCGACCGGAAGTTCACCGCCAACAAGGGCGTCCTGCGGCTCCAGGACGCGGGCAAGCAGATGGCCCTGACGGGCTTCGCCCGGCGCACCGAGACCACCGCGGAGGAGCGGGAGCTCATCGACTTCCTGCTCGCGCAGGAGCGGATCATCACGACCCTGGGCAAGAACGAGATGGACTGGACGCCGTTCCGGAACATCGGAGTCGAGTCGCAGGAGTACAAGGACCTGGCGGCGAAGTTCTCCGACGCCATCTTCGACCGCTTCCACGCCTATGCCGCGGAGCACCTGACCGAGGGGCTGCCGCTGCTGATCTCCGGCGGCTGCGGGCTGAACTGCGAGTGGAACCGCCGCTGGTCCGAATGCGGCCTGTTCCCGCAGGTCTTCGTGCCACCGTGCCCGAACGACAGCGGCTCCTCACTGGGCACTGCCATCGACGCTCAGCTGCACTACACGGGCATGGCGACCGTGGAGTGGGACGTCTACGCCGGCGACGAATTCGTGGAGGACACCGCCTTCGACCCGGAGCGCTACGAGACCCGGCCGCTGGACTACGGCGAGGTGGCGCGGTTCATCGCCGACGGAGGCATCATCGGCTGGGCCCGCGGCCGGTGGGAGATGGGCCCCAGGGCGCTGGGCAACCGGTCGATCCTGGCGGCGCCCTTCAGCGCGGAGACCACCGCCCGGCTGAACAAGATCAAGCAGCGGGAAGGATACCGTCCCATCGCTCCGCTCTGCCTGGAGGAGGACGCCGGGCAATGGTTCGAGGGCTCCGTCCCGGACCCCTACATGCTCTACTTCAGCACCGTTCGCTCCCAGGCCCTCAAGGCCGTGACACACGTCGACGGCACGGCGCGCGCCCAGACCGTGACCCGCAAGCAGAACCCGGCCGTGGCCTCTTTGCTGACCGCCTTCCGCGACCTCACCGGGTTCAGCGTGCTGTGCAACACCTCGCTCAACTTCTCCGGCCGCGGCTTCATCAACCGCACCAGCGACCTGATCCGCTACGGCGAGCAGCACGACCTCGACGGCTACGTGGTCGGGGACACCTTCGTCACCCGGCGCGTCCCGCGGCCCTGA